One window of Delphinus delphis chromosome 12, mDelDel1.2, whole genome shotgun sequence genomic DNA carries:
- the INO80B gene encoding INO80 complex subunit B isoform X2 has protein sequence MSACVPTIFSLFSLQDPMSKLWRRGSTSGAMEAPEPGEALELSLASAHGHGVHKKKHKKHKKKHKKKHYQEEEAGPTQPSPAKPQLKLKIKLGGQVLGTKSVPTFTVIPEGPRSPSPLMVVDNEEEPVEGVPLEQYRAWLGGQEEEEEQRWLDALEKGELDDNGDLKKEINERLLTARQRALLQKARSQPSPILSLPVAGGCPAPALTEEMLLKREERARKRRLQAARRAEEHKNQTIERLTKTVAPSGRGGRGAARGERRGGRAAAPAPMVRYSSGAQGSTLSFPPGVPAPAPVSQRPSPSAPAPRCSVPGCPHPRRYACSRTGQALCSLQCYRINLQMRLGGPEGPGSPLLAS, from the exons ATGTCTGCTTGTGTTCCGACTATTTTCAGCCTCTTTTCCTTGCAGGACCCCATGAGTAAGCTGTGGCGGCGCGGGAGCACCTCTGGGGCTATGGAGGCCCCTGAGCCGG GGGAAGCCCTGGAGTTGAGTTTGGCGAGTGCCCACGGCCACGGAGTGCACAAGAAAAAGCACAAGAAGCACAAGAagaaacacaagaagaaacactaccaggaagaggaggctgggcccaCGCAGCCGTCTCCTGCCAAGCCCCAGCTCAAACTCAAAATCAAGTTGGGCGGGCAGGTCCTGGGCACCAAAAG TGTTCCTACCTTCACTGTGATCCCTGAGGGTCCTCGCTCACCCTCTCCCCTTATGGTTGTGGACAATGAAGAGGAACCTGTGGAAGGAGTCCCCCTTGAGCAGTACCGTGCCTGGCTGG GGGgtcaggaggaagaggaagaacaaaGGTGGCTGGATGCCTTGGAGAAGGGGGAGCTGGATGACAATGGAGATCTCAAGAAGGAGATCAATGAACGGCTGCTCACTGCTCGACAG CGAGCTCTGCTGCAGAAGGCTCGAAGTCAGCCTTCCCCGATTCTGTCACTACCTGTGGCCGGGGGGTGCCCAGCCCCCGCTCTCACCGAGGAGATGCTGTTGAAGCGTGAGGAGCGGGCACGGAAGAGGCGGCTGCAGGCGGCTCGGCGGGCGGAGGAGCACAAGAACCAGACTATTGAGCGCCTCACCAAGACTGTGGCGCCCAGTGGGCGGGGAGGCCGAGGGGCCGCGCGGGGCGAGAGGCGTGGAGGGCGGGCCGCGGCCCCGGCCCCCATGGTGCGCTACAGCAGCGGGGCACAAGGTTCCACCCTTTCCTTCCCACCTGGCGTCCCCGCCCCCGCGCCGGTGTCTCAGCGGCCGTCCCCATCTGCCCCTGCGCCTCGGTGCTCTGTCCCCGGCTGTCCACATCCGCGCCGCTATGCCTGCTCCCGCACAGGCCAGGCACTCTGCAGCCTTCAGTGCTACCGCATCAACCTGCAGATGCGGCTGGGTGGGCCTGAGGGCCCCGGATCCCCACTTCTGGCTTCTTAA
- the INO80B gene encoding INO80 complex subunit B isoform X1, with product MSACVPTIFSLFSLQDPMSKLWRRGSTSGAMEAPEPGEALELSLASAHGHGVHKKKHKKHKKKHKKKHYQEEEAGPTQPSPAKPQLKLKIKLGGQVLGTKSVPTFTVIPEGPRSPSPLMVVDNEEEPVEGVPLEQYRAWLDEDSNLSPSPLRDLSGALGGQEEEEEQRWLDALEKGELDDNGDLKKEINERLLTARQRALLQKARSQPSPILSLPVAGGCPAPALTEEMLLKREERARKRRLQAARRAEEHKNQTIERLTKTVAPSGRGGRGAARGERRGGRAAAPAPMVRYSSGAQGSTLSFPPGVPAPAPVSQRPSPSAPAPRCSVPGCPHPRRYACSRTGQALCSLQCYRINLQMRLGGPEGPGSPLLAS from the exons ATGTCTGCTTGTGTTCCGACTATTTTCAGCCTCTTTTCCTTGCAGGACCCCATGAGTAAGCTGTGGCGGCGCGGGAGCACCTCTGGGGCTATGGAGGCCCCTGAGCCGG GGGAAGCCCTGGAGTTGAGTTTGGCGAGTGCCCACGGCCACGGAGTGCACAAGAAAAAGCACAAGAAGCACAAGAagaaacacaagaagaaacactaccaggaagaggaggctgggcccaCGCAGCCGTCTCCTGCCAAGCCCCAGCTCAAACTCAAAATCAAGTTGGGCGGGCAGGTCCTGGGCACCAAAAG TGTTCCTACCTTCACTGTGATCCCTGAGGGTCCTCGCTCACCCTCTCCCCTTATGGTTGTGGACAATGAAGAGGAACCTGTGGAAGGAGTCCCCCTTGAGCAGTACCGTGCCTGGCTGG ATGAAGACAGTAatctgtccccctccccactgcgGGACTTGTCCGGGGCCTTAGGGGgtcaggaggaagaggaagaacaaaGGTGGCTGGATGCCTTGGAGAAGGGGGAGCTGGATGACAATGGAGATCTCAAGAAGGAGATCAATGAACGGCTGCTCACTGCTCGACAG CGAGCTCTGCTGCAGAAGGCTCGAAGTCAGCCTTCCCCGATTCTGTCACTACCTGTGGCCGGGGGGTGCCCAGCCCCCGCTCTCACCGAGGAGATGCTGTTGAAGCGTGAGGAGCGGGCACGGAAGAGGCGGCTGCAGGCGGCTCGGCGGGCGGAGGAGCACAAGAACCAGACTATTGAGCGCCTCACCAAGACTGTGGCGCCCAGTGGGCGGGGAGGCCGAGGGGCCGCGCGGGGCGAGAGGCGTGGAGGGCGGGCCGCGGCCCCGGCCCCCATGGTGCGCTACAGCAGCGGGGCACAAGGTTCCACCCTTTCCTTCCCACCTGGCGTCCCCGCCCCCGCGCCGGTGTCTCAGCGGCCGTCCCCATCTGCCCCTGCGCCTCGGTGCTCTGTCCCCGGCTGTCCACATCCGCGCCGCTATGCCTGCTCCCGCACAGGCCAGGCACTCTGCAGCCTTCAGTGCTACCGCATCAACCTGCAGATGCGGCTGGGTGGGCCTGAGGGCCCCGGATCCCCACTTCTGGCTTCTTAA